In Chelonia mydas isolate rCheMyd1 chromosome 10, rCheMyd1.pri.v2, whole genome shotgun sequence, a single window of DNA contains:
- the TNRC6A gene encoding trinucleotide repeat-containing gene 6A protein isoform X16: protein MEERKKRKEDKKKKEAAQKKAIEQKIKVPEQTKTSVSQPQPVTSNVTSTATSTNNNAKRATANNQQQQQTLPRYPPREVPPRFRHQEQKQLLKRGQQLPVIAANLGSTPKVLNSQSGGSAVTSKQPVTNGEVPNSSSKKQSGMPPIRDLVSHSPNQSDLNHSGLGSHYENSHWGPVSSNSDSSTNWDKVIVDGSDKEAWPSITGSDPELASECMDTDSASSSGSERNLVIMASGSTGGENDSVRNGIGHGSQNKFVVGSNSNNVGNGSINGPWGISHGTIISTCQVSVDAPDSKSESSNNRMNAWGTINSSSNGGLNPSTLNSNGNHGAWPVLENNGHALKGSVGSGNSGTNIQCSTIGQKSNNQSINSKVGGSAHGSWASLQENCDSEVNGTRKVSFSGQPQNLNTEMNGPNNTTNFMTSSLPNSAGSVQINELPNNTGPGAWRVSTMNHSPIQASPVTNGTSTSHLSNGEAKNGGSYGTTWVAYGSNYSGDKCSGPNSQANSDTVNATLTQPGINGPGSTNFQINGNKGGGVWEGGTVNSQNMPWGSANGVSSGGSRRGWGNAAQNTGTSISNGEWNKLPSNQHSNESVNGNSRKFTNGWKSAEEDDLNSQNSAASQITEQNNVWAKTGTGDSEGSTESTGCHDDKVTAEGQNRERRKVDQHALLQSIVSRTDLDPRVLSNTGWGQTPIKQNTAWDTETSPRGERKTDNGTEAWGGSVTQTSSSGGCVERPSPNVNDTSSISGWGDPKSATRWGDSKGSNSQGGWEEDSAATVMVKSNQIWVSGKEDKSSWNDAQKIKQGWVDGQKASQGWAVSANDSWGENSRSNHWGEAKKSSSGGSDSDRSVSGWNESAKSNSVTWGSSNTNPNNASGWDEPAKSNPSQGWGEPPRSNQPQGWGDSSKPVNSPDWNKQQDVGSWGAPSTTNKPPGSGWLGGPIPSPAKEEEPTGWEEPSPESIRRKMEIDDGTSAWGDPSKYNYKNVNMWNKNVPNSSSSSDQQAQVHQQLLPSSAMSNKESSNGSGWGEPSTPATTVDNGTSAWGKPMDTGTSWGEPISDAAVTSGWGNASVGQQASSKPGPKSMQDGWCGDDMSLPGSRQTSWEEEDDVEIGMWNSSSSQEVNPSLNWPPYMKKMPTKGTMKGGNKQDETWINPFIKQFTNLSFSVSMRESPEETIPSNKMDMSGGILQDKRIELDKHGLNIGDYNRVVGKGPGSRPQISKESSMDRSPYFDKDGIVADESQNMQFISNQNMKLPPSNSALPNQALGSLAGLGMQNLNSVRQNGNPSVFGVGNIAAQPRSMQQPPAQPLNSSQPNSRAQVPPPLLSPQVPVSLLKYAPNNGGLSPLFGPQQVAMLNQLSQLNQLSQISQLQRLLAQQQKAQNQRSMPSSGRQQQEQQGRSLSMQQQMMQQSRQLDPNLLMKQQTPPSQQQPLHQPAMKSFLENVIPHATPELQKGPSPINAFSSFPIGMNSNLNVNMDMSSIKEPQSRLRKWTTVDSISVNTSLDQNSSKHGAISSGFRLEDSPFVPYDFLNSSNSPASPPGSVGDGWPRAKSPNGSSSVNWPPEFRPGEPWKGYPNIDPETDPYVTPGSVINNLSINTVREVDHLRDRNSGSSSSLNTALPSTSAWSSIRASSYNVSLSSTAQSTSVARNSDSKSTWSPGSVTNTSLAHELWKVPLPPKSITAPSRPPPGLTGQKPPLSTWDNSLRLGGGWGNSDARYTPGSSWGESSSGRITNWLVLKNLTPQIDGSTLRTLCMQHGPLITFHLNLPHGNALVRYSSKEEVVKAQKSLHMCVLGNTTILAEFASEEEISRFFAQGQSLTPSPGWQSFGSSQNRLGSIDGSHSFSNRNDLNHWNGAGLSGTSSGDLHGTSLWGSPNYSTSLWGTPSSSDTRGISSPSPINAFLSVDHLGGGGESM, encoded by the exons TCTCTTCAAATAGTGACTCCAGCACAAACTGGGATAAAGTTATCGTAGACGGTTCTGACAAAGAAGCATGGCCATCAATCACAGGCAGTGACCCAGAGTTGGCTTCAGAATGTATGGACACTGACTCCGCCTCTAGCTCTGGGTCAGAGAGAAATCTTGTTATAATGGCTTCAGGGAGCACAGGTGGTGAAAACGATAGCGTTCGGAATGGCATTGGACATGGTTCTCAAAATAAGTTTGTGGTTGGTAGCAACAGCAATAATGTGGGCAATGGAAGTATTAATGGGCCATGGGGTATATCCCATGGAACCATAATAAGCACATGTCAAGTTTCTGTGGATGCTCCTGACAGCAAATCTGAAAGTAGCAACAATAGAATGAATGCTTGGGGCACCATAAACTCTTCATCAAATGGAGGGTTAAATCCAAGCACTTTGAATTCAAATGGCAACCATGGTGCCTGGCCTGTATTGGAGAACAATGGACATGCCCTGAAAGGGTCTGTAGGGAGTGGTAATTCTGGCACAAATATTCAGTGCAGTACCATAGGTCAGAAGTCTAACAATCAGAGTATTAACTCTAAAGTGGGTGGTTCAGCCCATGGTTCCTGGGCAAGCCTTCAGGAAAATTGTGATTCTGAAGTGAATGGTACAAGGAAGGTTTCATTCAGTGGACAACCTCAAAACCTtaacactgaaatgaatggaccAAATAACACTACTAACTTTATGACCTCTAGTTTACCAAACTCTGCTGGTTCAGTACAGATTAACGAACTGCCTAATAATACAGGGCCTGGGGCCTGGCGTGTGAGCACAATGAATCATTCTCCGATTCAGGCCTCTCCAGTTACAAATGGCACTTCCACTTCTCATCTTAGCAATGGTGAGGCAAAAAATGGTGGATCTTATGGTACTACATGGGTTGCCTATGGTTCTAATTACTCTGGAGACAAATGTTCAGGCCCAAACAGCCAAGCTAATAGTGACACTGTGAATGCAACTCTAACGCAGCCTGGCATCAATGGGCCTGGCAGCACTAATtttcaaatcaatgggaataaAGGAGGAGGGGTATGGGAGGGAGGGACAGTCAACTCCCAAAATATGCCATGGGGAAGCGCAAATGGTGTGAGTTCTGGAGGAAGTCGAAGAGGATGGGGCAACGCTGCACAAAACACTGGCACTAGCATTTCAAATGGGgaatggaataaactgcctagcaATCAGCATTCCAATGAAAGCGTAAATGGAAATAGTAGGAAGTTTACAAATGGATGGAAATCTGCTGAAGAGGATGATCTTAATAGCCAGAATTCTGCTGCATCTCAGATAACTGAGCAGAACAATGTATGGGCCAAAACAGGTACTGGGGATAGCGAGGGTAGTACAGAGAGCACTGGATGCCATGATGATAAAGTAACTGCAGAAGGACAGAACCGAGAGAGAAGAAAAGTTGACCAGCATGCATTACTCCAAAGTATAGTGAGCAGAACTGACTTAGATCCACGTGTCCTTTCCAACACTGGTTGGGGACAGACTCCAATTAAACAAAACACTGCCTGGGATACTGAAACATCGCCAAGAGGTGAAAGAAAGACTGACAATGGGACAGAGGCCTGGGGAGGCTCTGTGACACAGACTTCCAGCTCAGGGGGATGTGTGGAGAGACCTAGCCCTAATGTTAATGATACCTCATCTATATCAGGGTGGGGAGATCCAAAGTCTGCTACAAGGTGGGGAGACTCCAAAGGCTCAAACAGTcaaggggggtgggaagaggattCTGCTGCTACAGTAATGGTTAAGAGCAATCAAATATGGGTAAGTGGCAAAGAGGACAAGTCGTCTTGGAATGATGCACAGAAGATCAAACAGGGATGGGTAGATGGACaaaaagccagccaaggttgggcAGTTTCTGCCAACGACAGCTGGGGAGAAAATTCAAGAAGCAACCATTGGGGTGAGGCTAAGAAATCTAGTTCAGGAGGTAGTGACAGTGACCGATCAGTATCTGGTTGGAATGAGTCTGCTAAATCAAATTCTGTTACTTGGGGAAGTAGTAATACTAACCCAAATAATGCTTCTGGATGGGATGAGCCTGCAAAGTCTAATCCgagtcagggctggggagaaCCTCCCAGATCAAATCAGCCTCAAGGTTGGGGTGATTCGTCAAAGCCAGTCAACTCCCCAGACTGGAACAAGCAGCAAGATGTTGGATCTTGGGGAGCACCATCTACCACAAATAAACCACCAGGTTCCGGGTGGTTGGGTGGACCAATACCAAGTCCAGCAAAGGAAGAGGAACCCACAGGATGGGAGGAGCCATCCCCAGAATCAATACGCCGTAAAATGGAAATTGATGATGGAACTTCTGCTTGGGGTGATCCAAGCAAATACAACTACAAAAATGTGAATATGTGGAATAAAAATGTCCCAAACAGTAGCAGCAGTTCAGACCAGCAAGCACAGGTACATCAGCAGCTACTGCCTTCAAGTGCCATGTCCAACAAGGAGAGCAGTAATGGTTCTG GTTGGGGAGAGCCTTCTACTCCTGCCACTACTGTAGATAATGGAACGTCCGCGTGGGGTAAACCCATGGATACTGGTACTAGCTGGGGAGAGCCCATCAGTGATGCAGCAGTCACGTCTGGCTGGGGAAATGCTTCTGTTGGTCAGCAGGCTTCAAGTAAACCTG GGCCTAAATCTATGCAAGATGGTTGGTGTGGTGATGATATGTCATTGCCAGGGAGTCGTCAgaccagctgggaggaagaagatGATGTAGAGATTGGAATGTGGAACAGCAGTTCATCCCAAGAAGTTAACCCATCTTTGAATTGGCCACCGTACATGAAAAAAATGCCTACAAAG ggaaCAATGAAAGGTggaaataaacaagatgaaacaTGGATAAATCCATTCATTAAGCAATTCACAAATCTCAGTTTTTCAGTAAGTATG aGAGAATCACCAGAAGAAACCATACCGAGCAATAAGATGGACATGTCTGGAG GAATATTACAGGATAAACGAATAGAGTTGGATAAGCATGGCCTGAACATTGGAGATTACAATCGGGTGGTAGGAAAGGGCCCTGGTTCTCGTCCTCAGATTTCCAAAGAGTCTTCCATGGATCGCAGTCCTTATTTTGATAAG GATGGCATTGTAGCAGACGAGTCCCAAAACATGCAGTTTATTTCCAATCAAAACATGAAGCTTCCCCCTTCAAATAGTGCACTACCTAACCAAGCCCTTGGCTCCCTAGCAGGGCTGGGTATGCAAAACTTGAATTCTGTTAGACAG AATGGCAATCCCAGTGTGTTTGGCGTTGGTAATATAGCAGCACAGCCCAGGAGCATGCAGCAGCCCCCAGCACAACCTCTTAATTCATCCCAGCCTAACTCACGTGCTCAAGTGCCTCCTCCATTACTCTCCCCTCAG GTTCCAGTATCCTTACTGAAGTATGCACCAAACAACGGTGGCCTGAGTCCACTTTTTGGCCCACAGCAGGTAGCCATGTTGAACCAACTATCCCAGTTGAACCAGCTTTCTCAGATCTCCCAGTTACAA CGGTTGTTGGCTCAGCAGCAAAAAGCGCAGAATCAGAGAAGCATGCCTTCTAGTGGTCGTCAACAGCAGGAACAGCAG GGTCGATCTCTTAGTATGCAGCAACAGATGATGCAACAGTCCCGTCAGCTTGATCCAAACCTGTTAATGAAGCAGCAGACTCCACCATCTCAACAGCAGCCACTCCATCAGCCTGCCATGAAATCTTTCCTTGAGAATGTCATACCCCATGCTACTCCTGAGCTCCAGAAAGGGCCATCACCAATAAATGCATTCAGCAGCTTCCCTATAG GAATGAACTCAAACTTGAATGTAAACATGGATATGAGCAGTATTAAGGAGCCGCAATCACGACTGAGGAAATGGACAACGGTGGACAGCATTTCTGTTAACACCTCATTGGATCAAAACTCCAGCAAACATG GTGCTATTTCAAGTGGTTTTAGGCTGGAAGATTCCCCATTTGTTCCATATGACTTTTTGAACAGCAGTAATTCACCAGCCAGTCCTCCTGGATCTGTTGGGGATGGCTGGCCACGTGCCAAATCGCCTAATGGCTCTAGCAGTGTTAACTGGCCACCAG AATTTCGTCCTGGTGAGCCATGGAAAGGTTATCCAAACATCGACCCTGAAACTGACCCTTACGTCACTCCTGGCAGTGTCATAAACAATCTTTCAATTAATACTGTGCGGGAAGTTGACCACCTCAGGGACAGGAACAGTG ggtCATCCTCATCTTTGAACACCGCGCTGCCTTCAACTAGTGCCTGGTCATCCATTCGTGCCTCCAGCTACAATGTTTCCCTCAGCAGTACAGCACAAAGCACTTCAG TAGCCAGAAACAGTGATTCCAAATCAACGTGGTCTCCTGGTTCAGTCACTAACACCTCTCTGGCTCATGAGCTGTGGAAGGTCCCTTTGCCACCTAAAAGCATCACTGCTCCGTCCCGTCCACCACCAGGGCTGACAGGCCAGAAACCACCTTTGTCCACATGGGATAACTCCCTTCGTTtgggtggaggatggggaaaTTCTGATGCCAGATATACCCCTG GTTCAAGCTGGGGTGAGAGCAGCTCAGGGAGAATAACGAATTGGCTTGTTCTAAAAAACCTTACACCTCAG ATTGATGGCTCAACCCTGCGTACTCTGTGCATGCAGCACGGTCCACTAATAACATTCCACCTTAACCTCCCACATGGTAATGCTTTGGTCCGTTACAGTTCAAAAGAAGAGGTAGTGAAGGCACAAAAATCTCTGCACAT gtgTGTATTAGGGAACACTACTATTCTGGCTGAGTTTGCCAGTGAAGAGGAGATTAGCCGCTTCTTTGCACAAGGCCAGTCTCTGACTCCTTCTCCTGGCTGGCAGTCTTTTGGATCCAGCCAGAACCGACTTGGATCCATTGATGGTTCCCATTCGTTCTCCAACCGTAATGATCTAAATCACTGGAATGGTGCTGGGCTGTCGGGAACTAGCAGTGGAGACCTTCATGGCACTTCACTTTGGGGGAGCCCCAACTATTCCACAAGCCTGTGGGGTACCCCAAGCAGCAGTGACACCAGGGGAATTAGCAGCCCATCCCCCATCAATGCTTTCCTTTCTGTTGACCACCTAGGTGGAGGTGGAGAGTCCATGTAA
- the TNRC6A gene encoding trinucleotide repeat-containing gene 6A protein isoform X23, with amino-acid sequence MPPIRDLVSHSPNQSDLNHSGLGSHYENSHWGPVSSNSDSSTNWDKVIVDGSDKEAWPSITGSDPELASECMDTDSASSSGSERNLVIMASGSTGGENDSVRNGIGHGSQNKFVVGSNSNNVGNGSINGPWGISHGTIISTCQVSVDAPDSKSESSNNRMNAWGTINSSSNGGLNPSTLNSNGNHGAWPVLENNGHALKGSVGSGNSGTNIQCSTIGQKSNNQSINSKVGGSAHGSWASLQENCDSEVNGTRKVSFSGQPQNLNTEMNGPNNTTNFMTSSLPNSAGSVQINELPNNTGPGAWRVSTMNHSPIQASPVTNGTSTSHLSNGEAKNGGSYGTTWVAYGSNYSGDKCSGPNSQANSDTVNATLTQPGINGPGSTNFQINGNKGGGVWEGGTVNSQNMPWGSANGVSSGGSRRGWGNAAQNTGTSISNGEWNKLPSNQHSNESVNGNSRKFTNGWKSAEEDDLNSQNSAASQITEQNNVWAKTGTGDSEGSTESTGCHDDKVTAEGQNRERRKVDQHALLQSIVSRTDLDPRVLSNTGWGQTPIKQNTAWDTETSPRGERKTDNGTEAWGGSVTQTSSSGGCVERPSPNVNDTSSISGWGDPKSATRWGDSKGSNSQGGWEEDSAATVMVKSNQIWVSGKEDKSSWNDAQKIKQGWVDGQKASQGWAVSANDSWGENSRSNHWGEAKKSSSGGSDSDRSVSGWNESAKSNSVTWGSSNTNPNNASGWDEPAKSNPSQGWGEPPRSNQPQGWGDSSKPVNSPDWNKQQDVGSWGAPSTTNKPPGSGWLGGPIPSPAKEEEPTGWEEPSPESIRRKMEIDDGTSAWGDPSKYNYKNVNMWNKNVPNSSSSSDQQAQVHQQLLPSSAMSNKESSNGSGWGEPSTPATTVDNGTSAWGKPMDTGTSWGEPISDAAVTSGWGNASVGQQASSKPGPKSMQDGWCGDDMSLPGSRQTSWEEEDDVEIGMWNSSSSQEVNPSLNWPPYMKKMPTKGTMKGGNKQDETWINPFIKQFTNLSFSVSMRESPEETIPSNKMDMSGGILQDKRIELDKHGLNIGDYNRVVGKGPGSRPQISKESSMDRSPYFDKDGIVADESQNMQFISNQNMKLPPSNSALPNQALGSLAGLGMQNLNSVRQNGNPSVFGVGNIAAQPRSMQQPPAQPLNSSQPNSRAQVPPPLLSPQVPVSLLKYAPNNGGLSPLFGPQQVAMLNQLSQLNQLSQISQLQRLLAQQQKAQNQRSMPSSGRQQQEQQGRSLSMQQQMMQQSRQLDPNLLMKQQTPPSQQQPLHQPAMKSFLENVIPHATPELQKGPSPINAFSSFPIGMNSNLNVNMDMSSIKEPQSRLRKWTTVDSISVNTSLDQNSSKHGAISSGFRLEDSPFVPYDFLNSSNSPASPPGSVGDGWPRAKSPNGSSSVNWPPEFRPGEPWKGYPNIDPETDPYVTPGSVINNLSINTVREVDHLRDRNSGSSSSLNTALPSTSAWSSIRASSYNVSLSSTAQSTSVARNSDSKSTWSPGSVTNTSLAHELWKVPLPPKSITAPSRPPPGLTGQKPPLSTWDNSLRLGGGWGNSDARYTPGSSWGESSSGRITNWLVLKNLTPQIDGSTLRTLCMQHGPLITFHLNLPHGNALVRYSSKEEVVKAQKSLHMCVLGNTTILAEFASEEEISRFFAQGQSLTPSPGWQSFGSSQNRLGSIDGSHSFSNRNDLNHWNGAGLSGTSSGDLHGTSLWGSPNYSTSLWGTPSSSDTRGISSPSPINAFLSVDHLGGGGESM; translated from the exons TCTCTTCAAATAGTGACTCCAGCACAAACTGGGATAAAGTTATCGTAGACGGTTCTGACAAAGAAGCATGGCCATCAATCACAGGCAGTGACCCAGAGTTGGCTTCAGAATGTATGGACACTGACTCCGCCTCTAGCTCTGGGTCAGAGAGAAATCTTGTTATAATGGCTTCAGGGAGCACAGGTGGTGAAAACGATAGCGTTCGGAATGGCATTGGACATGGTTCTCAAAATAAGTTTGTGGTTGGTAGCAACAGCAATAATGTGGGCAATGGAAGTATTAATGGGCCATGGGGTATATCCCATGGAACCATAATAAGCACATGTCAAGTTTCTGTGGATGCTCCTGACAGCAAATCTGAAAGTAGCAACAATAGAATGAATGCTTGGGGCACCATAAACTCTTCATCAAATGGAGGGTTAAATCCAAGCACTTTGAATTCAAATGGCAACCATGGTGCCTGGCCTGTATTGGAGAACAATGGACATGCCCTGAAAGGGTCTGTAGGGAGTGGTAATTCTGGCACAAATATTCAGTGCAGTACCATAGGTCAGAAGTCTAACAATCAGAGTATTAACTCTAAAGTGGGTGGTTCAGCCCATGGTTCCTGGGCAAGCCTTCAGGAAAATTGTGATTCTGAAGTGAATGGTACAAGGAAGGTTTCATTCAGTGGACAACCTCAAAACCTtaacactgaaatgaatggaccAAATAACACTACTAACTTTATGACCTCTAGTTTACCAAACTCTGCTGGTTCAGTACAGATTAACGAACTGCCTAATAATACAGGGCCTGGGGCCTGGCGTGTGAGCACAATGAATCATTCTCCGATTCAGGCCTCTCCAGTTACAAATGGCACTTCCACTTCTCATCTTAGCAATGGTGAGGCAAAAAATGGTGGATCTTATGGTACTACATGGGTTGCCTATGGTTCTAATTACTCTGGAGACAAATGTTCAGGCCCAAACAGCCAAGCTAATAGTGACACTGTGAATGCAACTCTAACGCAGCCTGGCATCAATGGGCCTGGCAGCACTAATtttcaaatcaatgggaataaAGGAGGAGGGGTATGGGAGGGAGGGACAGTCAACTCCCAAAATATGCCATGGGGAAGCGCAAATGGTGTGAGTTCTGGAGGAAGTCGAAGAGGATGGGGCAACGCTGCACAAAACACTGGCACTAGCATTTCAAATGGGgaatggaataaactgcctagcaATCAGCATTCCAATGAAAGCGTAAATGGAAATAGTAGGAAGTTTACAAATGGATGGAAATCTGCTGAAGAGGATGATCTTAATAGCCAGAATTCTGCTGCATCTCAGATAACTGAGCAGAACAATGTATGGGCCAAAACAGGTACTGGGGATAGCGAGGGTAGTACAGAGAGCACTGGATGCCATGATGATAAAGTAACTGCAGAAGGACAGAACCGAGAGAGAAGAAAAGTTGACCAGCATGCATTACTCCAAAGTATAGTGAGCAGAACTGACTTAGATCCACGTGTCCTTTCCAACACTGGTTGGGGACAGACTCCAATTAAACAAAACACTGCCTGGGATACTGAAACATCGCCAAGAGGTGAAAGAAAGACTGACAATGGGACAGAGGCCTGGGGAGGCTCTGTGACACAGACTTCCAGCTCAGGGGGATGTGTGGAGAGACCTAGCCCTAATGTTAATGATACCTCATCTATATCAGGGTGGGGAGATCCAAAGTCTGCTACAAGGTGGGGAGACTCCAAAGGCTCAAACAGTcaaggggggtgggaagaggattCTGCTGCTACAGTAATGGTTAAGAGCAATCAAATATGGGTAAGTGGCAAAGAGGACAAGTCGTCTTGGAATGATGCACAGAAGATCAAACAGGGATGGGTAGATGGACaaaaagccagccaaggttgggcAGTTTCTGCCAACGACAGCTGGGGAGAAAATTCAAGAAGCAACCATTGGGGTGAGGCTAAGAAATCTAGTTCAGGAGGTAGTGACAGTGACCGATCAGTATCTGGTTGGAATGAGTCTGCTAAATCAAATTCTGTTACTTGGGGAAGTAGTAATACTAACCCAAATAATGCTTCTGGATGGGATGAGCCTGCAAAGTCTAATCCgagtcagggctggggagaaCCTCCCAGATCAAATCAGCCTCAAGGTTGGGGTGATTCGTCAAAGCCAGTCAACTCCCCAGACTGGAACAAGCAGCAAGATGTTGGATCTTGGGGAGCACCATCTACCACAAATAAACCACCAGGTTCCGGGTGGTTGGGTGGACCAATACCAAGTCCAGCAAAGGAAGAGGAACCCACAGGATGGGAGGAGCCATCCCCAGAATCAATACGCCGTAAAATGGAAATTGATGATGGAACTTCTGCTTGGGGTGATCCAAGCAAATACAACTACAAAAATGTGAATATGTGGAATAAAAATGTCCCAAACAGTAGCAGCAGTTCAGACCAGCAAGCACAGGTACATCAGCAGCTACTGCCTTCAAGTGCCATGTCCAACAAGGAGAGCAGTAATGGTTCTG GTTGGGGAGAGCCTTCTACTCCTGCCACTACTGTAGATAATGGAACGTCCGCGTGGGGTAAACCCATGGATACTGGTACTAGCTGGGGAGAGCCCATCAGTGATGCAGCAGTCACGTCTGGCTGGGGAAATGCTTCTGTTGGTCAGCAGGCTTCAAGTAAACCTG GGCCTAAATCTATGCAAGATGGTTGGTGTGGTGATGATATGTCATTGCCAGGGAGTCGTCAgaccagctgggaggaagaagatGATGTAGAGATTGGAATGTGGAACAGCAGTTCATCCCAAGAAGTTAACCCATCTTTGAATTGGCCACCGTACATGAAAAAAATGCCTACAAAG ggaaCAATGAAAGGTggaaataaacaagatgaaacaTGGATAAATCCATTCATTAAGCAATTCACAAATCTCAGTTTTTCAGTAAGTATG aGAGAATCACCAGAAGAAACCATACCGAGCAATAAGATGGACATGTCTGGAG GAATATTACAGGATAAACGAATAGAGTTGGATAAGCATGGCCTGAACATTGGAGATTACAATCGGGTGGTAGGAAAGGGCCCTGGTTCTCGTCCTCAGATTTCCAAAGAGTCTTCCATGGATCGCAGTCCTTATTTTGATAAG GATGGCATTGTAGCAGACGAGTCCCAAAACATGCAGTTTATTTCCAATCAAAACATGAAGCTTCCCCCTTCAAATAGTGCACTACCTAACCAAGCCCTTGGCTCCCTAGCAGGGCTGGGTATGCAAAACTTGAATTCTGTTAGACAG AATGGCAATCCCAGTGTGTTTGGCGTTGGTAATATAGCAGCACAGCCCAGGAGCATGCAGCAGCCCCCAGCACAACCTCTTAATTCATCCCAGCCTAACTCACGTGCTCAAGTGCCTCCTCCATTACTCTCCCCTCAG GTTCCAGTATCCTTACTGAAGTATGCACCAAACAACGGTGGCCTGAGTCCACTTTTTGGCCCACAGCAGGTAGCCATGTTGAACCAACTATCCCAGTTGAACCAGCTTTCTCAGATCTCCCAGTTACAA CGGTTGTTGGCTCAGCAGCAAAAAGCGCAGAATCAGAGAAGCATGCCTTCTAGTGGTCGTCAACAGCAGGAACAGCAG GGTCGATCTCTTAGTATGCAGCAACAGATGATGCAACAGTCCCGTCAGCTTGATCCAAACCTGTTAATGAAGCAGCAGACTCCACCATCTCAACAGCAGCCACTCCATCAGCCTGCCATGAAATCTTTCCTTGAGAATGTCATACCCCATGCTACTCCTGAGCTCCAGAAAGGGCCATCACCAATAAATGCATTCAGCAGCTTCCCTATAG GAATGAACTCAAACTTGAATGTAAACATGGATATGAGCAGTATTAAGGAGCCGCAATCACGACTGAGGAAATGGACAACGGTGGACAGCATTTCTGTTAACACCTCATTGGATCAAAACTCCAGCAAACATG GTGCTATTTCAAGTGGTTTTAGGCTGGAAGATTCCCCATTTGTTCCATATGACTTTTTGAACAGCAGTAATTCACCAGCCAGTCCTCCTGGATCTGTTGGGGATGGCTGGCCACGTGCCAAATCGCCTAATGGCTCTAGCAGTGTTAACTGGCCACCAG AATTTCGTCCTGGTGAGCCATGGAAAGGTTATCCAAACATCGACCCTGAAACTGACCCTTACGTCACTCCTGGCAGTGTCATAAACAATCTTTCAATTAATACTGTGCGGGAAGTTGACCACCTCAGGGACAGGAACAGTG ggtCATCCTCATCTTTGAACACCGCGCTGCCTTCAACTAGTGCCTGGTCATCCATTCGTGCCTCCAGCTACAATGTTTCCCTCAGCAGTACAGCACAAAGCACTTCAG TAGCCAGAAACAGTGATTCCAAATCAACGTGGTCTCCTGGTTCAGTCACTAACACCTCTCTGGCTCATGAGCTGTGGAAGGTCCCTTTGCCACCTAAAAGCATCACTGCTCCGTCCCGTCCACCACCAGGGCTGACAGGCCAGAAACCACCTTTGTCCACATGGGATAACTCCCTTCGTTtgggtggaggatggggaaaTTCTGATGCCAGATATACCCCTG GTTCAAGCTGGGGTGAGAGCAGCTCAGGGAGAATAACGAATTGGCTTGTTCTAAAAAACCTTACACCTCAG ATTGATGGCTCAACCCTGCGTACTCTGTGCATGCAGCACGGTCCACTAATAACATTCCACCTTAACCTCCCACATGGTAATGCTTTGGTCCGTTACAGTTCAAAAGAAGAGGTAGTGAAGGCACAAAAATCTCTGCACAT gtgTGTATTAGGGAACACTACTATTCTGGCTGAGTTTGCCAGTGAAGAGGAGATTAGCCGCTTCTTTGCACAAGGCCAGTCTCTGACTCCTTCTCCTGGCTGGCAGTCTTTTGGATCCAGCCAGAACCGACTTGGATCCATTGATGGTTCCCATTCGTTCTCCAACCGTAATGATCTAAATCACTGGAATGGTGCTGGGCTGTCGGGAACTAGCAGTGGAGACCTTCATGGCACTTCACTTTGGGGGAGCCCCAACTATTCCACAAGCCTGTGGGGTACCCCAAGCAGCAGTGACACCAGGGGAATTAGCAGCCCATCCCCCATCAATGCTTTCCTTTCTGTTGACCACCTAGGTGGAGGTGGAGAGTCCATGTAA